The Clostridiaceae bacterium HFYG-1003 genome includes a window with the following:
- a CDS encoding UvrD-helicase domain-containing protein — MNERDLNQILSKHNAAIIAPAGHGKTEMIVDLVEASPGKQLLLTHTNAGIHALKKRLFKRGISKDKYTIYTIASYCMKLCSAYPVNADITTVDITDPNFYSFQYKGVCNILNHSWIQRVLKASYHSVIVDEYQDCIQEQHAILLRLNNFLPVYVLGDPLQAIFDWVGPLVSWQSMEFNIIEPETYPWRWEKCNPELGQYLVRLRESLSPTLQGDKVKISTQSYGKSVSRIHPINRTLSYLRKELKEYNSVLYITKWPKQQQTICKLTGGLFQYDESQEMKELFSTANLLDSGNRFEVSCTIFDFLKKCAFHVNELETYRKHLLSGDTNFNRITKHITFGELITKVCEEPSIQSVIDVLNWFKLTSAFKIYRKELFGEMLRALKYAQTNNMQIYDSAQKIRTVPGLQKAYTEFKLISSRTVLAKGLEFECVVIDLSESQKKYEQLSATDYYVAMTRATKKIYLVTESDTISF, encoded by the coding sequence ATGAATGAAAGGGATCTAAATCAAATACTATCAAAGCATAATGCAGCGATCATTGCTCCGGCAGGTCATGGCAAAACAGAAATGATTGTGGATTTGGTAGAAGCATCTCCAGGAAAACAATTGTTGTTAACGCATACAAACGCGGGCATACATGCTTTGAAAAAACGCTTATTCAAACGTGGTATATCAAAAGATAAGTACACGATTTATACTATAGCGAGTTATTGCATGAAACTATGCTCGGCATATCCTGTGAATGCAGACATCACAACTGTCGATATTACAGATCCCAATTTTTACTCATTCCAATATAAGGGTGTATGTAATATTTTAAATCATAGTTGGATCCAACGTGTCCTCAAGGCTTCATATCATTCAGTGATTGTAGATGAGTACCAAGACTGTATCCAGGAACAGCATGCAATTTTGTTACGGCTGAATAACTTCCTTCCGGTATATGTCCTTGGTGATCCGCTTCAAGCTATATTTGATTGGGTCGGACCGCTTGTATCATGGCAAAGTATGGAGTTTAATATTATCGAACCTGAAACCTATCCTTGGCGGTGGGAAAAGTGCAATCCTGAATTAGGTCAGTATTTGGTTAGACTGCGTGAATCATTAAGTCCGACCTTGCAAGGTGACAAAGTTAAGATTTCTACTCAATCATATGGTAAAAGCGTATCTCGAATACATCCCATTAATAGGACTTTGTCCTATTTACGAAAGGAATTAAAAGAATATAACTCAGTTCTATATATTACGAAATGGCCTAAACAACAGCAAACAATATGCAAACTAACTGGCGGACTGTTTCAGTATGACGAATCTCAAGAAATGAAAGAATTGTTTTCAACAGCAAATTTACTTGATTCGGGAAATAGATTTGAAGTAAGTTGTACTATATTTGATTTTCTTAAAAAATGCGCTTTCCACGTAAACGAGTTGGAAACTTACAGAAAACATCTCTTAAGTGGAGACACTAATTTTAATAGAATAACAAAGCATATAACGTTTGGTGAACTGATTACCAAAGTGTGTGAAGAACCCTCAATACAATCAGTGATAGATGTACTTAATTGGTTTAAACTAACATCAGCATTTAAAATTTATCGGAAAGAATTATTTGGAGAAATGCTTCGGGCATTAAAATATGCTCAAACAAATAATATGCAAATTTACGACTCAGCACAGAAAATTCGGACGGTGCCTGGGTTACAGAAAGCGTATACGGAATTTAAGTTAATTTCATCTAGAACTGTCTTGGCAAAGGGTTTGGAGTTTGAGTGTGTTGTTATTGATTTAAGTGAATCTCAAAAAAAATATGAGCAATTAAGTGCAACAGATTATTATGTGGCTATGACAAGAGCTACGAAAAAGATATATTTGGTCACAGAGTCTGACACAATTTCATTTTGA
- a CDS encoding histidine phosphatase family protein, with the protein MELFIIRHGQTVANSKNFYYGFTDSPITEKGREQAKAAGIFINKLNYQPDEIFISERTRTHETLELMGFHPASAKIDGRINEQNMGDFECLTFQDISAKYPQAFDEWNADFNNYKPNRGESHLEMYNRVKHFIEELIAKEKDTQKKIMIVTHGGVMRSIYSYINMDNLDVFHSVYFNNCAMIRARYITDRLVMDAIYNPIELMKVFGS; encoded by the coding sequence ATGGAACTGTTTATTATCCGGCATGGCCAGACCGTCGCCAACTCGAAGAATTTCTATTATGGGTTTACGGACTCGCCCATCACCGAAAAAGGCAGGGAACAGGCCAAAGCCGCCGGGATTTTCATCAATAAATTGAACTATCAGCCAGATGAGATCTTTATCTCAGAGCGTACCCGAACCCACGAAACATTGGAACTCATGGGGTTTCATCCTGCTTCGGCCAAAATCGACGGCCGCATCAACGAGCAGAACATGGGAGATTTTGAGTGCCTGACCTTCCAGGACATCTCAGCCAAGTACCCTCAGGCGTTTGATGAGTGGAACGCTGATTTCAATAACTATAAACCGAATCGTGGGGAGAGCCACCTGGAGATGTACAACCGGGTGAAGCACTTCATTGAAGAACTCATTGCCAAAGAAAAAGACACCCAGAAGAAGATCATGATCGTAACCCATGGCGGCGTGATGCGCAGCATATATTCCTACATCAACATGGATAATCTGGATGTGTTCCACAGCGTCTACTTCAACAACTGCGCCATGATCCGGGCACGGTACATCACAGACCGACTGGTCATGGATGCCATCTATAATCCGATCGAGCTGATGAAAGTATTTGGCTCCTAA
- a CDS encoding ATP-binding protein encodes MRITSLSISHFRGINSGKLWFPLDQRLICIIGSGDSCKSTVLKAIEWAMWPTWNLTATDTDFYKSNTSEPIVIEASIAEIPDNLLSDDKFGLYLRDAEAVYKGEDNDEPVDDKTFVITIRLTIDASLEPKWEVISNRLEPKYISPKERQTLSCGIVGYDYEKDFVWGRNSILKKYTDSKDTLHSAYTKAMREAISKANLKELDSTSETLISIGKQYGVSFSGDVSNKILMQNGSSSTMAGVFDGEVPFVLRGLGSRRLLSMGMNINLYDGNSMLLIDEIETGLEPYRICGLINEFRKVHQSNGQIIMTTHSQNVVTECNVGELMVIESHNGEVKLHSLKTEDSGTNDSISSLIRTDPSAFL; translated from the coding sequence ATGCGGATTACATCATTAAGCATCTCTCATTTCCGTGGTATCAATAGTGGGAAGTTATGGTTTCCCCTAGATCAGCGACTTATTTGTATCATTGGTTCCGGAGATAGTTGCAAATCAACGGTTTTAAAAGCAATTGAATGGGCTATGTGGCCAACATGGAATTTAACTGCTACTGATACAGATTTTTATAAATCAAACACGAGCGAACCTATTGTAATAGAGGCTTCGATAGCAGAAATTCCTGACAACCTTCTTTCAGATGATAAATTTGGGTTGTATCTTCGGGATGCTGAAGCAGTATATAAAGGCGAGGATAATGATGAGCCTGTTGATGATAAAACCTTTGTTATAACAATTAGATTAACCATTGACGCTTCGTTGGAACCAAAGTGGGAGGTGATTTCAAACAGATTAGAACCCAAATATATATCACCCAAAGAGCGGCAGACTTTAAGTTGTGGAATTGTTGGCTATGACTATGAGAAAGATTTTGTTTGGGGAAGGAATTCCATTTTAAAAAAATATACTGATTCCAAAGATACTCTTCATAGTGCGTATACAAAAGCAATGCGGGAAGCCATTAGCAAAGCTAATCTAAAAGAATTGGACTCTACATCTGAAACATTGATTTCTATAGGAAAACAGTATGGGGTTTCCTTTTCGGGAGATGTCTCTAACAAGATATTAATGCAAAATGGTAGTTCTTCTACAATGGCAGGTGTATTTGACGGTGAAGTTCCCTTTGTATTAAGGGGATTGGGAAGTCGAAGACTTTTATCCATGGGCATGAACATTAATTTGTACGATGGGAATTCAATGCTGCTCATTGACGAAATAGAAACAGGGCTTGAACCTTATAGAATTTGTGGATTAATTAATGAGTTTAGAAAAGTTCATCAAAGTAATGGTCAAATCATTATGACAACTCATTCTCAAAACGTTGTAACTGAATGCAATGTTGGAGAATTGATGGTCATTGAATCACATAATGGTGAAGTTAAATTACATTCATTAAAAACCGAAGACTCTGGTACAAATGACTCTATAAGCAGTTTAATTCGGACTGACCCTTCCGCCTTTTTGTAA
- the galE gene encoding UDP-glucose 4-epimerase GalE has translation MKILVTGGLGFIGSHTVIELLKNHHEVIIVDNLVNSKIEVLDKLAAITGVRPDFYQIDVTDEAKLEPIFQNHPIDGVIHFAGLKAVGESVSKPIEYYYNNLVSTMVLSKLCVKYGVQKFVFSSSATVYGDQPSPLKEEMELKKTTNPYGETKAMSERILTDTVKANDGFAVVLLRYFNPVGAHESGLIGEDPNGIPNNLMPFVTKVAKGQLKKLSVFGNDYDTVDGTGVRDYIHVVDLAKAHVKAIENLTKGTRVYNIGTGNGTSVLELVNAFMKVNGVDVPYEIVGRRPGDIATCFADAAKAETELGWKAELGIEDMVRDAWRFEKNN, from the coding sequence ATGAAAATCTTAGTGACCGGCGGATTAGGTTTTATTGGCAGTCATACCGTCATCGAACTGCTGAAGAACCATCATGAAGTCATCATTGTCGATAACCTGGTTAATTCCAAAATTGAAGTATTGGACAAGTTGGCTGCCATCACTGGCGTGAGACCCGATTTTTATCAGATCGATGTAACGGACGAAGCAAAGCTCGAACCGATCTTTCAAAATCATCCGATCGACGGCGTCATCCACTTCGCCGGACTCAAAGCGGTCGGAGAGTCTGTTTCCAAACCCATCGAGTATTACTACAACAACCTGGTTTCAACCATGGTTTTAAGCAAGCTGTGCGTCAAGTACGGAGTTCAGAAATTCGTCTTCAGTTCCTCCGCGACCGTGTACGGAGATCAGCCATCCCCATTGAAAGAAGAAATGGAACTCAAGAAAACAACCAATCCCTATGGCGAAACGAAAGCCATGAGCGAACGGATCCTGACAGATACCGTGAAAGCAAATGATGGATTTGCAGTGGTACTGCTGAGATACTTCAATCCGGTGGGAGCTCATGAAAGCGGTCTGATTGGAGAAGATCCCAATGGAATCCCCAATAACCTGATGCCCTTTGTAACAAAGGTTGCCAAGGGGCAGCTGAAGAAACTCAGCGTATTCGGAAATGACTACGATACAGTAGACGGAACCGGCGTCAGGGACTACATCCATGTCGTGGATCTGGCAAAAGCCCATGTGAAAGCTATCGAGAACCTGACGAAGGGTACCAGAGTATACAACATCGGAACCGGCAACGGCACCTCCGTCCTGGAACTGGTCAATGCCTTCATGAAAGTCAACGGAGTCGATGTTCCTTACGAGATTGTCGGTCGACGCCCTGGCGACATCGCAACCTGCTTTGCTGATGCAGCCAAAGCGGAAACAGAACTTGGCTGGAAGGCGGAACTCGGCATCGAAGACATGGTTCGAGATGCCTGGAGATTTGAAAAGAACAATTAA
- a CDS encoding phospho-sugar mutase, with protein sequence MPYMEEYKRWVQTIQEPDLLNELKKMNEAQIEDAFYRNLAFGTGGLRGKIGAGINRMNVYTVAKATQGLANYLVRSYGESASVAIGFDSRIKSDEFAQTAAAVLAANGVQVHLWPRLSPVPTISFATRYLKTSAGVMITASHNPSIYNGYKVYGADGCQITTEAAAEILAEIEGVDLFQDVQKVDFDEAVASGRITYISDEVLTAYIQEVKNQSVLFGEKVNKNVAIVYSPLNGTGYLPVTRTLKEMGYDNITLVEEQRLPDGTFPTCPFPNPEIKEAMALGMEYAKQYNADLLLATDPDCDRVGIAVKNPSGEYELISGNEVGILLLDYICAQRSKHGKMPVDPVMVKTIVTMDLADRIAESYGVRIINVLTGFKFIGEQIGYLERDGKEDSYIFGFEESYGYLSGSYVRDKDAVNGAYMICEMFSYYATQGISLLDKLNELFDQYGYCLNTLHSYDFEGSAGFARMQDIMRTFHNEVGAVQQISGFGGKKIHTVLDYSKGLDGLPKSDVLKYLMEGNCSVVVRPSGTEPKLKTYISVSAKTSDEAVEIERRITEELNRFFLSPQ encoded by the coding sequence ATGCCATACATGGAAGAATATAAGCGATGGGTTCAGACCATTCAGGAACCGGACCTGCTCAATGAACTAAAGAAAATGAACGAGGCACAAATTGAGGATGCGTTCTATCGCAATCTGGCTTTTGGAACCGGAGGACTGCGCGGCAAGATTGGCGCGGGAATCAACCGCATGAATGTGTACACCGTGGCCAAAGCGACGCAAGGGTTAGCGAACTATCTGGTTCGCAGTTACGGTGAATCCGCGTCCGTTGCCATTGGTTTTGATTCCCGGATAAAATCCGATGAATTTGCCCAGACTGCTGCAGCGGTGTTGGCAGCCAACGGAGTCCAGGTTCATCTTTGGCCACGCCTGAGTCCAGTACCCACCATTTCCTTTGCAACCCGGTATCTGAAGACATCTGCGGGAGTCATGATTACGGCCTCTCATAATCCATCCATCTATAATGGATACAAGGTCTACGGAGCGGATGGCTGTCAGATCACCACAGAAGCAGCCGCTGAGATCCTGGCGGAAATTGAAGGAGTGGATCTCTTCCAAGACGTCCAGAAAGTAGATTTTGATGAAGCTGTGGCTTCAGGCAGGATCACGTATATCTCGGATGAGGTACTGACGGCATATATCCAAGAAGTCAAGAATCAGTCCGTGCTCTTTGGCGAGAAGGTCAATAAGAATGTCGCCATCGTCTATTCACCACTGAATGGCACTGGCTATCTTCCCGTAACCAGAACCCTGAAAGAAATGGGGTATGACAATATTACTCTGGTAGAAGAACAGCGCCTGCCGGATGGAACATTCCCGACCTGTCCATTTCCGAATCCGGAAATCAAGGAAGCCATGGCGCTGGGCATGGAGTATGCCAAACAGTACAATGCAGATCTGCTCCTGGCCACGGATCCGGACTGCGATCGGGTCGGAATTGCTGTCAAGAATCCATCCGGTGAGTATGAGCTCATTTCCGGGAATGAGGTCGGCATCCTGCTGCTGGACTATATTTGCGCCCAGCGCTCCAAGCACGGCAAAATGCCGGTGGATCCGGTCATGGTTAAAACCATCGTTACCATGGATCTGGCAGATCGCATCGCCGAGTCCTATGGTGTCCGCATCATCAATGTGCTCACGGGCTTTAAGTTTATTGGCGAGCAGATTGGCTATCTGGAACGGGATGGCAAAGAAGACAGCTATATCTTCGGCTTTGAAGAAAGCTACGGCTACCTTTCCGGAAGCTATGTCCGCGACAAGGATGCAGTAAACGGTGCGTATATGATCTGTGAAATGTTCAGCTATTATGCTACCCAGGGAATTTCCCTGCTGGATAAACTGAACGAGCTGTTTGACCAGTATGGCTATTGCCTGAATACACTCCATTCCTACGATTTTGAGGGTTCTGCCGGTTTTGCCAGAATGCAGGACATTATGAGGACGTTCCACAATGAAGTAGGAGCAGTTCAACAGATCTCTGGATTCGGCGGGAAGAAAATCCACACCGTTCTGGATTACAGCAAAGGCCTGGATGGCTTACCCAAGTCCGATGTCCTGAAATATCTCATGGAGGGCAACTGTTCGGTGGTAGTCCGTCCTTCCGGTACTGAGCCAAAGCTGAAGACCTACATCAGTGTATCGGCAAAGACCAGTGATGAGGCGGTAGAGATTGAACGAAGAATCACCGAAGAGCTGAACCGGTTCTTCCTCAGCCCGCAATAG
- a CDS encoding adenosylcobinamide-GDP ribazoletransferase, with amino-acid sequence MHWILLLTQYFTRIPVKRNLDYSPTNVRQAMCLSSLHAAFVALIPLAWSQGLRYLRVPSLLNALLTLTLYLILTGAFHLDGFADTLDGLFSGRSRERILEIMKDPTMGSYGTAGIFLNLAMKSYILYQLIDANQIYFLPLLAATGKFALVLLAYVGIRAKENSSANLLIANIMPLALLTNVLVPLAIGFAFHLPVRAGLGILTVILVTLLFNGICRQKINGLVGDNLGFIAELAEIIVGIFIVSI; translated from the coding sequence ATGCACTGGATCCTGCTGTTAACCCAGTATTTTACCCGCATTCCGGTGAAACGGAATCTGGATTACTCCCCAACGAATGTCCGACAGGCCATGTGCCTGTCATCCCTGCACGCTGCCTTTGTCGCCCTGATCCCCCTGGCCTGGTCCCAGGGACTGCGCTACCTCCGGGTTCCATCGCTGCTCAATGCACTGCTCACCCTGACGCTCTATCTGATCCTGACCGGAGCCTTTCATTTGGATGGCTTTGCCGACACCCTGGACGGACTCTTCTCCGGCCGGAGCCGGGAACGCATCCTGGAAATCATGAAGGATCCCACCATGGGATCCTACGGTACCGCCGGGATCTTCCTGAACCTCGCCATGAAGAGCTACATTCTGTATCAGCTGATTGATGCCAATCAGATCTATTTCCTGCCGCTGCTGGCCGCCACCGGAAAGTTTGCCCTGGTCCTGTTAGCCTATGTGGGGATACGAGCCAAGGAAAACTCCTCCGCCAATCTCCTGATTGCCAACATTATGCCGCTGGCACTCCTGACCAACGTCCTGGTGCCCCTGGCCATCGGGTTTGCCTTCCACCTCCCGGTTCGCGCCGGACTCGGAATCCTGACCGTTATTCTGGTTACCTTGCTGTTCAATGGAATCTGCCGGCAGAAAATAAACGGCCTGGTCGGAGATAACCTTGGGTTTATTGCAGAATTGGCCGAAATCATTGTTGGAATTTTCATCGTTTCGATTTAG
- a CDS encoding ribose-phosphate pyrophosphokinase — MSDQFRNPNSDLGIIALNSCTDIAKLVDKTIVESRRARGENFDRNGEEVTSYLIPVEQTRFQNGEGKIRLSQTVRGKNIYILADVSNYGVTYKMYGKEVNMGPDEHLQDIKRVLSAMNGRANKVTVVMPLLYASRQHKKKARESLDCAMALQDLEKLGVDEIVTFDAHDPTIQNAIPLVSFLNIYPTLDILKHFLTTENWLFDPKEKLVVISPDTGAMDRAIYYANVLGLDIGLFYKRRDHSRIVNGKNPIVQHEYIGRDIKGMNVLIVDDMIASGGSVFDVAAELRVRGAKKIFVASTFAFFTEGRGKFDEKYEQGIIDKVFSTNLNFVPEEIKAAEWFSQADLSTYMAMFIDTLAQEKSVSKLLDATSGIRSFLLENGFDPDARLRDEALKENVEALANKAK, encoded by the coding sequence ATGTCTGATCAATTTAGAAATCCCAACTCAGATCTCGGGATCATCGCACTCAACAGCTGCACCGATATTGCAAAGCTGGTGGACAAGACCATCGTTGAAAGCCGCAGGGCCAGAGGAGAAAACTTCGACCGTAATGGAGAGGAAGTCACAAGCTACCTGATTCCCGTGGAACAGACCCGTTTTCAGAATGGAGAAGGGAAGATCCGCCTGTCGCAGACCGTTCGCGGAAAGAACATCTACATATTGGCAGACGTCTCAAATTATGGCGTAACCTACAAGATGTACGGCAAAGAAGTTAACATGGGACCCGATGAGCACCTGCAGGACATCAAGCGCGTGCTGTCCGCCATGAACGGCCGGGCCAACAAAGTAACTGTTGTTATGCCGCTGCTGTACGCTTCACGCCAGCACAAGAAAAAAGCCAGAGAATCCCTGGACTGCGCCATGGCGCTTCAGGATCTGGAAAAGCTGGGAGTTGACGAAATCGTCACCTTCGACGCACATGATCCCACGATCCAGAACGCGATCCCCCTGGTATCCTTCCTCAACATCTATCCGACCCTGGATATCTTAAAGCACTTCCTTACCACCGAAAACTGGCTGTTTGACCCCAAGGAAAAACTCGTGGTCATCTCACCCGACACCGGTGCCATGGACCGTGCCATCTACTACGCCAACGTACTGGGACTCGATATCGGTCTCTTCTACAAGCGGCGCGATCATTCCCGCATTGTCAACGGCAAGAACCCCATTGTACAGCACGAGTACATCGGCCGCGACATCAAGGGCATGAACGTCCTGATTGTGGATGACATGATCGCCTCCGGCGGATCCGTCTTCGACGTAGCCGCTGAACTGCGCGTCCGCGGAGCGAAGAAAATCTTCGTTGCCTCCACCTTCGCCTTCTTTACCGAAGGCCGCGGCAAGTTCGATGAAAAATACGAACAGGGCATCATCGATAAAGTCTTCTCCACCAACCTCAACTTCGTACCGGAAGAAATCAAAGCTGCTGAATGGTTCTCCCAGGCAGACCTCTCCACCTACATGGCCATGTTCATTGACACCCTGGCTCAGGAAAAGAGCGTATCCAAGCTGCTTGACGCGACCTCCGGCATCCGGTCCTTCCTCCTCGAAAACGGCTTTGATCCCGATGCCCGCCTGAGAGATGAAGCCCTGAAAGAAAACGTAGAAGCTCTGGCCAACAAAGCCAAGTAG
- a CDS encoding NUDIX hydrolase: protein MDRLSSWMSEDNALKAWKTEKSELLINTPWVKVQKDSVRLANGSAIDDFYAITIHDAAAVVAIDPEGNLILKTEYRYCSDRDLIEIPAGIVEENETDGLSAARRELLEETGYASDEWQYLGATIESSAKLTNYLHLYLATNCRKVSEQTLDATEEMDVLLVPLEQAVDMVMKNEIWCNSSAHGILRAARMLGV, encoded by the coding sequence ATGGACAGGCTCAGTTCCTGGATGTCAGAGGATAATGCCTTGAAAGCCTGGAAAACAGAAAAATCAGAACTGCTGATCAACACCCCATGGGTCAAAGTCCAAAAAGACTCTGTTCGCCTGGCAAACGGGTCAGCCATAGACGACTTCTATGCCATCACCATTCATGATGCCGCGGCTGTCGTTGCCATCGACCCTGAAGGCAACCTCATCCTGAAGACAGAGTATCGGTATTGCTCCGACCGGGATCTGATCGAAATTCCGGCCGGCATTGTGGAAGAAAATGAAACGGATGGACTCTCCGCAGCCAGGCGAGAATTACTGGAAGAAACCGGCTACGCTTCCGATGAGTGGCAGTACCTTGGAGCCACCATCGAAAGCTCAGCGAAGCTTACCAATTACCTGCACCTCTATCTTGCAACGAATTGCCGGAAAGTCAGTGAACAGACCCTGGATGCCACGGAAGAAATGGATGTACTGCTGGTTCCGCTGGAACAGGCAGTTGACATGGTCATGAAGAATGAAATCTGGTGCAACAGTTCTGCTCACGGCATTTTGAGAGCAGCTCGAATGCTGGGCGTATAG
- a CDS encoding class I mannose-6-phosphate isomerase has protein sequence MLLRPSGRETLWGGQRLNTEFEKNIDMNPLAETWECSTHPDGPSYVVGGQHDGRELKDVIRENPEYLGTRNAGKTELPILIKFIDAKKDLSIQVHPTDEYAREHENGQLGKTEMWYVLDATRDARLTYGLSRDCSEQMVRTAITEGTLTRYLQQVPIKKHDVFFVESGTIHGIGAGALVAEIQENSNLTYRLYDYNREDRHGNLRELHIDKAMQVANLKSSAEPKQPLRVLKYKQGSASELLCRCKYFEVHRMIVNTERRQVVHYSADEVSYRVLLCVNGCGTIHYDGQSIPFYKGDCIFVPADSVVLHIHGQAQFLDVRG, from the coding sequence TTGTTATTGAGACCCTCGGGGCGAGAAACCCTCTGGGGCGGTCAGCGACTGAATACAGAGTTTGAAAAGAATATCGACATGAACCCTCTGGCCGAAACCTGGGAATGCTCCACCCATCCTGACGGCCCCAGCTATGTAGTGGGCGGCCAGCACGATGGCAGAGAACTGAAAGACGTGATCCGTGAGAATCCGGAATACCTCGGGACCCGCAATGCCGGGAAGACCGAGCTGCCCATTCTCATCAAATTCATAGATGCAAAGAAAGACCTCTCGATTCAGGTTCATCCAACCGATGAGTATGCCAGAGAGCACGAGAATGGTCAGCTCGGTAAAACCGAAATGTGGTACGTATTAGATGCCACCCGCGATGCCAGGCTGACCTACGGCCTCTCCAGAGACTGCTCCGAACAAATGGTGCGGACCGCAATCACCGAGGGGACCCTGACCCGGTATCTGCAGCAGGTCCCCATAAAGAAACATGATGTTTTCTTTGTGGAGTCCGGCACGATCCATGGGATCGGTGCCGGAGCCCTGGTGGCAGAAATTCAGGAAAACTCCAATCTGACCTATCGACTGTATGATTACAACCGGGAAGACCGACATGGCAACCTGCGCGAGCTGCACATCGACAAAGCCATGCAGGTTGCCAACCTGAAAAGCAGTGCCGAACCGAAGCAGCCGCTGCGAGTCTTAAAATACAAGCAGGGCAGCGCATCAGAACTCCTCTGTCGCTGCAAGTATTTTGAAGTACACCGCATGATCGTCAATACGGAACGACGCCAGGTCGTCCATTACAGCGCCGATGAAGTATCCTACCGGGTGCTCCTCTGCGTGAACGGCTGCGGCACGATCCACTATGACGGCCAGTCCATCCCGTTCTACAAAGGAGATTGCATCTTTGTACCCGCGGATTCCGTTGTCTTACACATACATGGACAGGCTCAGTTCCTGGATGTCAGAGGATAA
- a CDS encoding MarR family transcriptional regulator produces MEERKVLNHLFVNVFNKILRIEERVIREQSDLDLTVSEMHTIDAIGVGESMKMTDVADKLNITVGTLTTSINRLLSKGYVERNRGEEDRRVVRVHLTEKGKEAYDLHEAYHEEMISQILSELNEEEARILTGTLIKISEFFRVHYHAED; encoded by the coding sequence ATGGAAGAGCGGAAAGTACTTAACCATTTATTCGTGAATGTGTTTAATAAGATCCTGAGGATCGAAGAGCGGGTGATTCGGGAACAGTCTGATCTGGATCTGACCGTGAGTGAGATGCATACCATCGATGCCATTGGGGTTGGAGAGTCCATGAAGATGACCGATGTGGCGGATAAGCTGAACATCACGGTGGGTACGCTGACGACTTCCATCAACCGGCTGTTATCCAAGGGGTATGTGGAACGAAACCGAGGCGAAGAAGACCGCCGGGTGGTTCGGGTTCACCTGACGGAAAAGGGGAAGGAAGCTTATGATCTTCATGAGGCCTATCATGAAGAGATGATTTCCCAGATTCTGAGTGAGCTGAATGAAGAGGAAGCTCGTATATTGACCGGTACCCTGATTAAGATCTCGGAGTTCTTCCGGGTGCATTACCACGCGGAAGATTAA
- the cobU gene encoding bifunctional adenosylcobinamide kinase/adenosylcobinamide-phosphate guanylyltransferase — MSQIILITGGARSGKSSYAEKLLTGSDEVLYIATAVRTDAEMEERIKHHMESRNALWTTHEGYRDLDAVLSQTPHSYVLLDCVTNMISNLLFYGSNNPEELTPGEVDQLYAGVQAEFEKLLTAARQYNKSLILVSNEVGMGLISEYKLGRIFVDFAGFVNQYIAREADTVCFMVSGLPLALKGRVE, encoded by the coding sequence ATGTCACAAATTATCCTGATCACCGGAGGAGCACGCTCCGGGAAATCATCCTATGCTGAAAAATTATTGACCGGATCCGACGAGGTGCTCTATATCGCCACTGCCGTCCGTACGGACGCTGAGATGGAAGAACGGATCAAACATCACATGGAGTCCCGAAACGCGCTCTGGACGACCCATGAGGGCTACCGGGACCTGGATGCGGTGCTGAGCCAGACCCCGCACTCGTATGTCCTGCTGGACTGCGTCACGAACATGATCTCCAACCTCCTGTTCTACGGATCCAACAACCCGGAGGAGTTGACCCCGGGGGAAGTGGATCAGCTGTACGCCGGGGTGCAGGCGGAGTTTGAAAAACTCCTGACTGCTGCCCGACAGTACAACAAGTCCCTGATCCTCGTCAGCAATGAAGTTGGCATGGGGCTAATCTCAGAGTATAAGCTCGGCCGGATCTTCGTGGACTTTGCCGGTTTTGTCAATCAGTACATCGCCAGAGAAGCCGACACCGTCTGCTTCATGGTGTCGGGACTGCCGCTGGCACTGAAGGGCAGGGTGGAGTAA